A genomic window from Thermogemmatispora onikobensis includes:
- the dndC gene encoding DNA phosphorothioation system sulfurtransferase DndC — translation MEDIYEEIRNVYKRYPQPWVIGYSGGKDSTTVLQLVWKALEVLPPEERQKPVFVIASDTRVETPVIVDYIDTTLQRINETARALGMPFRAEKVMPTLNDSFWVNLIGRGYPAPTTRFRWCTERMKITPANRFIEEKVAQYGEVIMVLGVRKTESSTRMQLMNTYQVKGHLLRRHSSLRGAYVYAPIADFSTDDVWKYLLQVPSPWGNNNEDLAALYRNASAGECPLVIDTSTPSCGNSRFGCWVCTVARRDTSMEALIDNGEEWMLPLLEFREWLVTTIDPERKREFRDIRGRDGRVVFKKDGTLAARTYTLNTSKIMLHKLLVAQKEIQQHGPDPTMKLISDEELFEIRRIWRVERQDWEDSVPAIFRQVNGFDLPWPKDDDHVFDSAQKALLEGICKEYDLPFELLAKLLEVEKQSIDITKRAGIHKALTSILTQEWGDESQIMTAAREKNVFYQEIRLDLALPSVAEK, via the coding sequence TTGGAAGACATCTATGAAGAGATCCGCAATGTGTACAAGCGCTATCCCCAACCGTGGGTAATCGGTTACAGTGGAGGCAAGGATTCCACAACAGTGCTTCAGCTCGTCTGGAAGGCGCTTGAGGTTCTACCGCCAGAGGAACGTCAGAAGCCCGTTTTCGTTATCGCATCCGACACGCGAGTGGAAACTCCGGTGATTGTGGACTATATTGACACTACTCTTCAGCGTATCAACGAAACCGCTCGCGCTTTGGGCATGCCTTTTAGGGCAGAGAAGGTTATGCCAACGCTCAATGACAGCTTCTGGGTGAACCTCATAGGGCGAGGCTATCCAGCGCCAACAACGCGCTTCCGCTGGTGCACTGAGCGCATGAAAATCACCCCTGCTAATCGCTTTATCGAAGAAAAAGTGGCCCAGTACGGTGAGGTAATTATGGTTCTGGGGGTGCGAAAAACGGAGAGTTCGACGCGCATGCAGCTGATGAACACCTACCAGGTTAAGGGACACCTGCTTCGCCGGCACAGCTCGTTGCGCGGTGCCTATGTTTATGCTCCCATCGCCGATTTTTCGACAGATGATGTGTGGAAATACCTGCTTCAGGTGCCTTCTCCTTGGGGAAACAACAACGAGGATCTGGCGGCACTCTACCGCAATGCCAGCGCTGGCGAGTGTCCTCTTGTCATCGACACCAGCACCCCCTCATGTGGGAACTCTCGGTTTGGATGCTGGGTCTGCACAGTTGCAAGGAGAGATACTTCAATGGAGGCCCTGATCGACAACGGCGAGGAGTGGATGCTCCCCTTACTCGAGTTTCGCGAGTGGCTCGTCACAACTATTGATCCCGAGCGAAAGCGTGAATTCCGCGATATCCGTGGTCGCGATGGGCGTGTGGTCTTTAAGAAGGATGGTACTCTGGCGGCACGGACCTACACTCTCAATACAAGCAAGATCATGCTGCACAAACTTCTAGTAGCCCAGAAGGAGATTCAGCAGCACGGCCCAGATCCTACAATGAAGCTGATTTCGGACGAGGAGCTTTTTGAGATCAGGCGAATCTGGCGTGTCGAACGCCAGGATTGGGAGGATTCAGTGCCAGCGATCTTCCGTCAGGTCAACGGCTTCGATCTTCCGTGGCCAAAGGACGATGACCATGTCTTCGACTCTGCCCAGAAAGCTCTGTTAGAGGGCATCTGCAAGGAATACGACCTTCCTTTTGAGCTGCTAGCTAAGCTGCTAGAGGTAGAGAAACAATCTATTGATATCACGAAACGAGCCGGCATCCATAAAGCACTAACCTCTATCTTGACCCAGGAGTGGGGAGACGAATCTCAAATTATGACGGCGGCTAGGGAGAAAAACGTTTTTTATCAAGAGATTAGATTAGACTTAGCCTTGCCTTCAGTAGCGGAGAAATAA